Part of the Desulfofundulus luciae genome, AGCGGATGGCTTCTACTTCAAGTAGTTTTATCTTACCAATTATAGCATGGCTGCAAGCCCCGGTCAAGTGGCCTGAAAACAACCCACCCCTTCATACTTTATTAATTAATAGCTTTAGTGCGGATTTCCTCCAGAATGCGGGCGACAAATTCCTCCAGGGGTTGGGCCCCCTCGTCCCCCCGGGCGCGGTGGCGCACCGCCACGGTGCCTTCCCGGGCCTCCTTGTCACCCACCACCAGCATGTAGGGTATTTTTTGTGCCTGGGCCTCACGGATTTTGTAATTTACCTTTTCATTGCGGGCGTCCAGCTCTACCCTGATGTTTTCCTTTTCCAGCCGCTCCACCACCTGACGGGCATAGCCGGCATGCCGGTCGGCAATGGGCAGAACCCTGACCTGGACCGGGGCCAGCCAGGTGGGAAAGGCGCCGGCAAAATGTTCGGTCAGGATGCCGATAAAACGTTCAATGCTGCCGAACACCACCCGGTGGATCATCACGGGACGGTGCTTCTGGCCGTCCTCGCCCACATAGGTGAGGTCAAACTTCTCGGGCATGAGGAAATCCAGTTGAATGGTGCCGCACTGCCAGGTGCGCCCCAGGCAGTCCTCCAGGTGGAAATCAATCTTCGGCCCGTAAAAGGCCCCGTCCCCTTCATTTACTTTATACTTCATCCCCCTGGCCTTCAAGGCCTCCTCCAGGGCGCTGGTGGCTATCTCCCAGATCTCGTCGGAGCCCATGGATTTTTCGGGGCGGGTGGAGAGTTCCACATTATATTTAAAACCAAAGATGCTGTAGAAATAATCCACCAGGTCAATGACCCCGATGATCTCTTCCCGGATTTGGGAGGGGAGCATGAAGATGTGAGCATCGTCCTGGGTAAAGCAGCGCACCCGCATGAGCCCGTGGAGCACCCCGGAAAGCTCGTGGCGGTGCACCAGACCCAGTTCCGCCAGGCGAATGGGCAGTTCCCGGTAGCTGTGCAGGCGGCTCTTGTACACCAGGATGCCCCCCGGGCAGTTCATGGGCTTGATGGCGTATTCCACGTCATCGATGCGGGTGAAGTACATGTTTTCCCGGTAGTGCTCCCAGTGCCCCGACCTTTCCCACAGGGACCGGTTCAAGATAACCGGCGTGCGGATTTCCTGGTAACCCCGCTTGTAATGCTCTTCCCGCCAGAATTGCTCCAATTGATTGCGCAGGACCATGCCCCTGGGATGGAAAAAGGGAAAGCCCGGCCCTTCCTCCTGGATGCTGAACAGGTCCAGCTCCGCGCCCAGCTTGCGGTGATCCCGGCGTTTGGCCTCTTCAATACGGAAGAGATATTCTTCAAGCTGGGATTTCTTAGGAAAAGCGGTGCCGTAAATGCGCTGGAGCATCTTATTTCTCTCGTCGCCCCGCCAGTAAGCCCCGGCCACGGAAGTAAGCTTGAAGGCTTTCAACCTGCCGGTTGACGGAATGTGGGGACCGGCGCAGAGGTCCACGAATTCACCCTGCTGGTAACAGGAAATTACCGCATCTCCCGGCAGCTCATTGATAAGCTCCACCTTATAAATTTCCCCGGCGGTAGAAAACCGCTGCAGCGCTTCTTCCCGGGACACTTCAAAACGGGTAAAGGGCAAATCTTCTTTAATGATAGCCTGCATTTCTTTTTCAATTTTCTCCAGGTCCGCAGGTGTGAAGGGCTTTTCCGCATCAAAATCGTAGTAAAATCCATCGGCAATAGCGGGACCGATGGCCAGCTTGACCTCCGGGAAGAGACGCTTCACGGCCTGGGCCATGACATGGGCGGCGCTGTGGCGGAAAGCATCCCGCCCCGGCTCATCTTCAAAGGTGTAGAACTCAACGGCGGCATCCCTGTGTAGAGGGTAGCTCAAGTCCACCAGCCGCCCGTCCACTGCCGCCACCAGGGCTTCCTTGCCCAGGCGGGGGCTGATGTCCTGCGCTATGCGGCTCAAAGGAGTACCGGGTTCGTATTCCCGCACGGAACCATCCTTTAATGTTACTTTGATCATAGAAGAACCCCTTTCTTTTAATACCGAAATAAAAAAACGTCCCTGTTTCAGGGACGAAATAATCCGCGGTTCCACCCTGCTTGGCGACCAAAAGGTAAAAAAAGCCCGCCCGCCTCAAAGGTGGTAACGGTCCTCACCGGCCCCGCTTACTCACCACGTGTCACAGCGTTCGGCAGGGCAGTTCCGGGGTGGTTTTCAGCCCGTCCCATCCGGGGATGCTTCCAGCCGCGGCATCCCCTCTCTGGGGATGGGCGTTTCAGGGCCTACTCTTCCCCTTCATCACCATTTCACTATTTGTAACGTTCACTTCGTTTTAAGTCACAATTATACTGTCGATCAGGAAATATTTGCCGTGCCGCCTTTGCAGCACCGGTATCCCGGTCCGGAACGAACTGCGGTAGCCGGCGCGAAGCACTGGAATAAACGA contains:
- the thrS gene encoding threonine--tRNA ligase, whose amino-acid sequence is MIKVTLKDGSVREYEPGTPLSRIAQDISPRLGKEALVAAVDGRLVDLSYPLHRDAAVEFYTFEDEPGRDAFRHSAAHVMAQAVKRLFPEVKLAIGPAIADGFYYDFDAEKPFTPADLEKIEKEMQAIIKEDLPFTRFEVSREEALQRFSTAGEIYKVELINELPGDAVISCYQQGEFVDLCAGPHIPSTGRLKAFKLTSVAGAYWRGDERNKMLQRIYGTAFPKKSQLEEYLFRIEEAKRRDHRKLGAELDLFSIQEEGPGFPFFHPRGMVLRNQLEQFWREEHYKRGYQEIRTPVILNRSLWERSGHWEHYRENMYFTRIDDVEYAIKPMNCPGGILVYKSRLHSYRELPIRLAELGLVHRHELSGVLHGLMRVRCFTQDDAHIFMLPSQIREEIIGVIDLVDYFYSIFGFKYNVELSTRPEKSMGSDEIWEIATSALEEALKARGMKYKVNEGDGAFYGPKIDFHLEDCLGRTWQCGTIQLDFLMPEKFDLTYVGEDGQKHRPVMIHRVVFGSIERFIGILTEHFAGAFPTWLAPVQVRVLPIADRHAGYARQVVERLEKENIRVELDARNEKVNYKIREAQAQKIPYMLVVGDKEAREGTVAVRHRARGDEGAQPLEEFVARILEEIRTKAIN